Proteins encoded in a region of the Odocoileus virginianus isolate 20LAN1187 ecotype Illinois chromosome 9, Ovbor_1.2, whole genome shotgun sequence genome:
- the LOC139036631 gene encoding nuclear transport factor 2, whose translation MGDKPIWEQIGSSFIQHYYQLFDNDRTQLGAIYIDASCLTWEGQQFQGKAAIVEKLSSLPFQKIQHSITAQDHQPTPDSCIISMVVGQLKADEDPIMGFHQMFLLKNINDAWVCTNDMFRLALHNFG comes from the coding sequence ATGGGAGACAAGCCAATTTGGGAGCAGATTGGATCCAGCTTCATTCAACATTACTACCAGTTATTTGATAATGACAGAACTCAACTAGGCGCAATTTATATTGATGCATCATGCCTTACGTGGGAAGGACAGCAATTCCAGGGGAAAGCTGCCATTGTGGAGAAATTGTCTAGCCTTCCATTCCAGAAAATCCAGCACAGCATCACGGCACAGGACCATCAGCCCACACCAGACAGCTGCATCATCAGCATGGTTGTGGGCCAGCTTAAGGCCGATGAAGACCCCATCATGGGGTTCCACCAGATGTTCCTATTAAAGAACATCAACGATGCTTGGGTTTGCACCAATGACATGTTCAGGCTTGCCCTGCACAACTTTGGCTGA
- the RBBP9 gene encoding serine hydrolase RBBP9, with translation VPQVCCTQAAPCKAVIVPGNGGEDVATHGWYCWVKRELEQIPGFQCLSKNMPDPITARESIWLPFMETELHCDKGIIIIGHSYGTIAAMRYAKTHQVYAIVLVFAYTSDLGDANGRASGYFSRPWQWEKIKANCPHIVQFGSTNDPFLPWKEQEVADSLEAKLYKFTDRSHFQNKEFHELVSVVRSMLKVPA, from the exons GTACCACAGGTCTGCTGCACTCAGGCTGCTCCCTGCAAGGCGGTGATCGTCCCGGGGAATGGGGGCGAGGATGTGGCCACCCACGGGTGGTACTGCTGGGTGAAGAGGGAGCTGGAGCAG ATACCTGGTTTCCAGTGTTTGTCTAAAAACATGCCTGACCCAA TCACAGCACGAGAGAGCATCTGGCTGCCCTTCATGGAGACGGAGCTGCACTGTGACAAGGGGATCATCATCATTGGCCACAGCTACGGGACCATCGCGGCCATGAG GTACGCCAAGACCCACCAGGTGTATGCTATCGTGTTAGTGTTTGCGTACACATCTGACCTGGGGGATGCGAATGGGCGTGCAAGTG GCTACTTCAGCCGGCCCTGGCAGTGGGAGAAGATCAAAGCCAACTGCCCTCACATTGTGCAGTTTGGCTCCACCAATGACCCTTTCCTTCCTTGGAAGGAACAAGAAGTGGCCGACAGTCTGGAAGCCAAATTGTACAAATTCACTGACCGCAGCCATTTCCAGAACAAGGAGTTTCATGAACTGGTTAGTGTAGTCAGATCCATGCTAAAGGTACCAGCATAG